A region from the Vicia villosa cultivar HV-30 ecotype Madison, WI linkage group LG3, Vvil1.0, whole genome shotgun sequence genome encodes:
- the LOC131655271 gene encoding uncharacterized protein LOC131655271 — protein sequence MFNHLVCGSFQHQQDLELPCSSPKPKSKRKPNPYSSRGLDKFSTLLSELDQQRKKVYSQMNPRDISFVRFAYSNDNDFVPIVVKLKNNNQKKHKSEEQVNKVRHVTSFSEPMDQKHVEETKQLHRLESSNCVDVDDKDKVVKKIEKLKRPYCYVPVVMMLILLLLTVFGRSFATVCTCVVWYIVPILKESWKEKLVKKKDYVGEGLLSPRSGESDKRSGKHSHQKSW from the coding sequence ATGTTTAACCATTTAGTTTGCGGCAGTTTCCAACACCAACAAGATCTTGAATTACCATGTTCATCTCCCAAACCAAAATCCAAAAGAAAACCCAACCCCTACTCCTCACGAGGCTTAGACAAATTCTCCACCCTTCTATCCGAACTTGATCAGCAAAGAAAGAAAGTTTACTCACAAATGAACCCTCGTGACATATCTTTTGTTCGTTTTGCTTATTCAAACGACAACGATTTCGTTCCGATTGTTGTTAAACTGAAAAACAACAACCAGAAGAAACACAAGAGTGAAGAACAAGTTAATAAGGTAAGACATGTAACATCGTTCTCGGAACCGATGGATCAGAAACATGTGGAAGAAACAAAGCAGTTACATAGGTTGGAATCATCTAAttgtgttgatgttgatgataaAGATAAGGTGGTGAAGAAGATTGAGAAGTTGAAGAGGCCTTATTGCTATGTGCCGGTTGTGAtgatgttgattttgttgttgttgactgTTTTTGGAAGATCTTTTGCAACGGTTTGTACGTGTGTTGTGTGGTATATAGTTCCTATTTTGAAAGAAAGTTGGAAAGAAAAGTTGGTGAAGAAAAAGGATTATGTTGGTGAAGGGTTACTTTCTCCTAGAAGTGGTGAATCTGATAAGAGATCTGGAAAACATAGCCACCAGAAAAGCTGGTGA